One window from the genome of Leptospira johnsonii encodes:
- a CDS encoding MBL fold metallo-hydrolase — MNQRGSRSIFFNLLTAVVLLQNCLTSSANIQDYKDHFIGNDPKDLTSEIPKGKVRAVFLGTSSILLDDGETQILTDGFFSRPSLFNTMFSKISSDEQEIKYVMLLAGIKRLKGIFVCHSHYDHSMDSPFIAKETGAKLYGSLSTMQIGKGGGLPEEQLALFQPGKKIQIGKFKITVLNSKHTPPFKILGKTNAADPNRPDLTEALSQPAKAEDYIEGGTYDFLVEHGKHSILIKGSTNYIENAWDGLKADVLFLGIAMLGKQEEGFKAKYYEETVTKTSPKMVIPVHWDNFFKPLSEPLEPNLSLGDDVKTAMEFIIQKTSQDGIQFKILRGFESILLF; from the coding sequence ATGAATCAAAGAGGTTCCAGGTCCATTTTTTTTAATCTTTTGACTGCGGTCGTATTATTGCAGAACTGTCTGACTTCTTCCGCAAATATCCAGGACTATAAGGATCATTTTATAGGCAATGATCCTAAGGATCTTACTTCCGAGATCCCAAAGGGAAAGGTAAGGGCAGTATTCTTGGGAACTAGCTCCATTCTATTGGATGACGGAGAAACTCAAATATTGACGGATGGTTTCTTTTCGAGGCCTTCTCTTTTTAATACGATGTTCTCCAAAATTTCCTCGGACGAACAGGAAATTAAATACGTTATGCTACTTGCTGGTATTAAACGTTTAAAAGGGATCTTCGTATGTCATTCTCATTATGATCATTCTATGGATTCTCCTTTTATCGCTAAGGAGACAGGCGCAAAGCTGTACGGTTCACTTTCAACAATGCAGATTGGAAAAGGAGGAGGATTGCCTGAAGAGCAGTTGGCTTTATTCCAACCGGGTAAAAAGATCCAGATAGGTAAGTTTAAGATCACCGTGCTAAATTCAAAGCATACTCCTCCTTTTAAAATTTTAGGAAAAACGAATGCCGCAGATCCGAATAGACCTGATTTAACTGAAGCATTGTCTCAGCCCGCAAAGGCAGAGGATTATATAGAAGGTGGGACTTACGACTTTTTGGTAGAACATGGGAAACATTCCATCTTGATCAAAGGAAGTACGAATTATATAGAGAATGCTTGGGACGGTTTGAAGGCGGATGTTCTCTTCTTAGGGATCGCGATGCTCGGCAAACAAGAAGAAGGATTTAAGGCCAAATATTACGAAGAAACCGTGACCAAAACTTCTCCCAAGATGGTGATCCCTGTGCATTGGGATAATTTTTTCAAACCGTTGAGTGAGCCCTTAGAACCGAATTTAAGTCTGGGAGACGATGTGAAAACAGCGATGGAATTTATAATACAAAAAACTTCCCAAGATGGGATACAATTCAAGATACTAAGAGGTTTCGAGAGCATTCTGTTATTTTAA
- a CDS encoding YdeI/OmpD-associated family protein, with protein MIPKFFKTGKEFRTWLSKNHKKESELLLGFYKTKSSKKGIPYGEAIDQALCFGWIDGVRKNIDEESYSARFTPRKIGSIWSRVNIKRIQELIVEGLVQESGLQAFHSEKKKTAQYSFEQEKIELPSVYKKKFQKNTKSWEFFTGQAPSYQRTAIWWVISPKREETRLKRLDILISDSQSQKRIDALNWKKKPNS; from the coding sequence ATGATACCAAAGTTCTTTAAGACCGGAAAGGAGTTCCGCACCTGGCTTTCCAAAAATCATAAAAAAGAATCCGAACTTCTTTTAGGCTTTTATAAAACAAAATCCTCTAAAAAAGGAATCCCTTATGGAGAAGCGATTGACCAAGCGTTATGTTTCGGTTGGATCGATGGGGTCCGAAAGAATATAGACGAGGAAAGTTATTCTGCCCGTTTTACTCCCCGAAAGATTGGAAGTATTTGGAGTAGGGTTAATATAAAACGCATCCAAGAGTTGATCGTAGAAGGTTTGGTCCAAGAATCCGGCCTTCAGGCCTTCCATTCCGAAAAGAAAAAAACCGCTCAATATTCTTTCGAGCAAGAGAAGATAGAGTTGCCTTCCGTTTATAAAAAGAAATTCCAGAAAAATACAAAGTCCTGGGAGTTCTTTACTGGCCAGGCTCCTTCTTACCAGCGAACTGCCATTTGGTGGGTGATCAGTCCCAAAAGGGAAGAAACCAGACTCAAACGATTGGACATCCTCATCTCAGACTCACAATCCCAAAAGAGGATAGATGCACTCAATTGGAAGAAGAAACCAAATAGCTAA
- a CDS encoding sensor histidine kinase yields MKSKHNVLIFIPSLIGVSVLLGWVLDIEILKRPRISMVAMNPMSALSFILLGFAFYLNLNQPDSKTSRNIIRSIALFVISLGLSRLYSVLSGFDLGMDEILFPDKISAVVVNGFPNRMAPNTAFDFAVLGSAVFLSSFRKEVLSSISNYLCILVLLIGLFSVIGYVYQVQEFYGILSFIPMAIHTAISFILCSFSLLLINGHSGFMKVFTSKSSGGILARLLIPFLIIIPVIFGYIRIYLNKLNPVSLELGVGFLMTGIILTFFILVWFVASQLEKSDTARTEAERKLSELNHELEQLVNSKTMDLFKSENRFRTIIEQFPYPVLTYNPEGVCTGTNFAWEEMWNTRRDVLVDYNILKDPQIKEAGFLPFVEKAFGGEPAISEPFSYDPKLIGSSGRNRWLQMVLYPVKNTAGNILEVIVVHQDITASKEAENEIRLLNNELEERVKVRTEQLVLANKELESFSYSISHDLRAPIRGISGFTQILMEDYGVNFDDEGKRIIGKIIENAKQMGQLVDDLLEFSRLGRTELGEKEISMKELAMTVYKELINLESGREIHFEIQDIPNVRADQPAVRQLWVNLISNAIKYTKKIGSPTIQIGSMESQEGTVFYIKDNGAGFNMQYYHKLFGVFQRLHSNSDFEGTGVGLAIVKRIVSRHGGNVWAESKEGEGATFYFTLPGQDPKLK; encoded by the coding sequence TTGAAAAGCAAGCATAACGTATTAATTTTTATTCCCTCTTTGATCGGAGTTTCGGTCTTACTCGGCTGGGTATTGGATATAGAGATCCTGAAACGACCTAGGATTTCTATGGTTGCAATGAACCCGATGTCCGCGCTTTCTTTTATTCTTTTGGGATTTGCATTTTATCTCAATCTAAATCAACCTGATTCTAAGACTTCCCGCAATATCATTCGTTCGATTGCGTTATTCGTCATCTCTCTAGGTCTTTCCAGATTATACTCCGTCTTAAGCGGATTCGATCTGGGAATGGATGAGATCCTTTTTCCGGACAAGATCTCGGCTGTTGTTGTAAACGGTTTTCCAAACAGAATGGCTCCTAATACTGCTTTCGATTTTGCGGTGCTTGGATCCGCTGTTTTCTTAAGTTCCTTTAGGAAGGAAGTTTTAAGTTCTATCTCCAATTATTTATGTATTTTGGTCCTTTTGATCGGACTTTTTTCTGTGATCGGCTATGTGTATCAGGTCCAGGAATTTTACGGAATTCTTTCCTTCATTCCTATGGCAATCCATACTGCTATTAGTTTTATTCTCTGCTCCTTCTCCCTTCTATTGATCAACGGACATTCCGGATTTATGAAGGTGTTTACGAGTAAAAGTTCGGGAGGGATTTTAGCTAGGCTCTTAATTCCATTCTTGATCATTATTCCTGTTATATTCGGTTATATCCGTATTTATCTGAACAAGTTGAATCCTGTCAGTTTAGAACTTGGAGTAGGGTTCTTGATGACAGGGATCATCCTTACTTTTTTTATCTTGGTCTGGTTCGTAGCTAGTCAATTAGAAAAATCAGATACAGCAAGAACAGAAGCGGAGAGGAAACTATCAGAGTTGAACCATGAATTGGAGCAGTTGGTCAATTCTAAGACCATGGATCTTTTTAAGAGTGAGAATCGGTTTAGGACAATTATAGAACAATTTCCTTATCCAGTATTGACTTACAATCCGGAAGGAGTTTGCACGGGGACGAACTTTGCCTGGGAAGAAATGTGGAATACCAGAAGGGATGTATTAGTAGATTATAATATATTAAAAGATCCCCAGATAAAGGAGGCAGGATTTCTTCCGTTCGTGGAAAAGGCCTTCGGTGGAGAACCTGCAATCTCAGAACCTTTTTCCTACGATCCCAAGTTAATCGGAAGCTCCGGAAGAAATCGCTGGCTACAAATGGTACTCTATCCTGTCAAAAACACTGCGGGGAACATCTTAGAGGTGATTGTGGTCCACCAAGATATTACAGCAAGTAAGGAAGCAGAAAATGAGATCCGCTTATTGAATAATGAGTTAGAAGAAAGAGTAAAGGTCCGCACGGAACAATTAGTTTTGGCTAATAAGGAATTGGAATCTTTCTCTTATTCCATCTCTCACGATTTAAGGGCACCAATCCGAGGAATCAGCGGTTTCACTCAGATCTTAATGGAAGATTATGGAGTGAATTTTGATGATGAAGGAAAAAGGATCATCGGCAAAATTATAGAGAATGCCAAGCAGATGGGACAGTTGGTGGATGATCTTCTGGAATTTTCCAGGCTGGGAAGAACGGAACTCGGCGAAAAAGAAATTTCCATGAAAGAATTGGCTATGACTGTATATAAAGAATTGATAAACTTAGAGTCGGGGAGAGAAATCCACTTTGAAATACAAGATATTCCTAATGTAAGAGCGGACCAACCTGCGGTGCGTCAACTTTGGGTGAATCTGATCTCGAATGCCATCAAATATACTAAAAAAATCGGATCACCTACCATCCAGATCGGTTCAATGGAATCTCAGGAAGGAACCGTTTTTTATATTAAAGATAATGGTGCAGGTTTTAATATGCAATACTACCATAAACTTTTCGGAGTCTTTCAAAGATTACATTCCAATTCGGATTTCGAAGGGACTGGAGTGGGACTTGCCATAGTAAAAAGGATCGTTTCTCGCCATGGAGGGAATGTATGGGCGGAATCTAAAGAAGGAGAAGGTGCCACCTTTTATTTTACTCTGCCCGGACAGGATCCTAAATTAAAGTGA
- a CDS encoding DUF1761 domain-containing protein, whose product MLPVIPLNYLAILVGVLANVVIGFLWFGPIFGKVWMKEMGYENMEPDTKSMMKSMGIMIVGSFLTAYVLAHSLFVWKPSSWNLPGDGPAWMYGAYAAFYIWLGFYIPMLLGSVAWESRSWKLFFINAGYNLVSLAAIGQILAVWPA is encoded by the coding sequence ATGCTACCGGTAATACCGTTAAATTATTTGGCAATTTTGGTCGGAGTTCTTGCAAACGTAGTGATCGGATTTCTTTGGTTCGGCCCGATCTTCGGGAAGGTTTGGATGAAAGAAATGGGTTACGAGAACATGGAACCCGATACTAAGTCGATGATGAAATCTATGGGAATTATGATCGTCGGTTCCTTTCTAACAGCGTATGTTTTAGCTCATAGTCTATTTGTTTGGAAACCTTCTTCTTGGAATCTTCCTGGAGATGGACCCGCTTGGATGTACGGAGCGTATGCTGCTTTTTATATTTGGCTAGGTTTTTATATACCAATGCTTTTAGGTTCCGTTGCTTGGGAATCTAGATCTTGGAAATTGTTTTTTATCAATGCAGGGTATAATTTAGTTTCCTTAGCGGCTATTGGGCAGATCCTCGCTGTTTGGCCTGCTTAA
- a CDS encoding cyclic nucleotide-gated ion channel translates to MISSNNRVRVYWDVLVFICIFWASLESPLRIVISYDQNLLLTGIYFFIDSVFALDIIWNCVTPEYKDGKWVVIRSEVIRDYLRSWFIIDLIAAVPFEYATLKIFGLQQSQYPYLYLILGITRILKVFRISDILHRINLAFQPTPGILRLVLFAFWVTLVAHWCAVGWLYMDDLQDYQTGQSEYIRALYWTVTTIATVGYGDITPSTDVQRIYTIFVMMLGAGVYATVIGNIASILGNLDLAKAAQMKKMAQVDSFLKARNIPNDMRRRVRDYYMYIIDRGWGEDESLLLNDLPLSLRKEVKIQLHRSLLEKVPFLKGADPALVASLVFSLKPTIFLKGDIVFKRGEKGDGLYILSEGSVDILGSDDKTVLLNLQEGQFFGELALVTEEPRSATVRTTSTCEIYTLSKSDFDQSLERFSEFRSAIEESVSNLKK, encoded by the coding sequence ATGATAAGCTCGAATAACCGCGTTAGAGTATATTGGGACGTACTCGTATTCATTTGTATATTTTGGGCTTCCCTGGAGTCACCTCTTCGGATCGTTATCTCATACGATCAGAATCTGCTTTTAACCGGGATCTATTTTTTTATAGATTCAGTCTTTGCTTTGGATATCATTTGGAATTGTGTCACTCCCGAATATAAAGATGGTAAATGGGTAGTCATACGATCAGAAGTGATCCGAGACTATTTAAGATCCTGGTTTATTATAGATCTGATCGCAGCTGTACCTTTTGAATATGCGACTCTCAAAATTTTCGGGCTACAACAATCCCAATATCCTTATCTATATCTTATCTTAGGCATTACCCGGATCCTAAAAGTATTTAGGATATCGGACATTTTACATAGGATCAATCTAGCCTTCCAACCCACGCCCGGGATCTTAAGATTGGTCCTTTTTGCTTTTTGGGTTACATTAGTCGCTCATTGGTGCGCGGTTGGCTGGTTGTATATGGATGATCTTCAGGATTATCAGACCGGTCAGTCTGAATATATTAGAGCCTTGTATTGGACCGTGACCACGATTGCCACTGTAGGCTATGGCGATATTACTCCTTCTACAGACGTGCAGAGAATATATACTATATTTGTAATGATGTTAGGAGCGGGAGTGTACGCAACGGTTATCGGTAATATTGCAAGTATATTAGGAAATCTTGATTTGGCCAAGGCTGCTCAAATGAAAAAGATGGCCCAGGTGGATTCATTCCTGAAAGCGAGGAATATTCCAAATGATATGCGAAGAAGAGTTCGAGATTATTATATGTACATTATAGATAGAGGATGGGGAGAAGATGAAAGTTTGCTTTTGAATGATCTCCCTCTCTCTTTACGGAAAGAAGTTAAAATACAATTACATCGGAGCTTATTGGAGAAGGTTCCGTTCCTAAAAGGTGCGGATCCTGCCTTAGTCGCGAGTTTGGTATTTTCATTAAAGCCTACAATCTTTCTGAAAGGCGATATTGTTTTTAAAAGAGGAGAGAAGGGAGATGGCCTTTATATTTTGAGCGAAGGCTCCGTAGATATATTAGGCTCCGATGATAAAACAGTTTTGTTGAATTTGCAGGAAGGTCAGTTCTTCGGTGAGTTGGCTTTGGTAACGGAAGAACCTAGGTCTGCAACGGTTCGAACTACGAGCACCTGTGAAATTTATACTTTAAGTAAGTCGGATTTCGATCAATCTTTGGAAAGATTTTCAGAATTCAGATCGGCAATAGAAGAATCTGTTTCCAATTTAAAAAAATAA
- a CDS encoding 7TM diverse intracellular signaling domain-containing protein, with the protein MKGLFYSFLKKGGVKYSYKRIPMYLSKVLVLILCLSASSLFSQEAIPFSSQIERKRISTEVYFLEDPSKGLGIEKVSSGEYSGKFKKSDMDPLNFGQTNFDYWIRITLKNSEKTQIRKILEVDYTNIDRVDFFAEGISGKPELVNSSGMAFPYPVRKVNHRNFIYSLDFEPEQIRTFYLKLNTSGGLVFPLILWNPETFYHHNADIHLGLGLYYGIMCVMILYHLLIFLSTRDISYLFFVTNIFGFFGIQLVLTGHGFQYLWSEHPDLQRNLYVVFTGVCMSSLVLFAQKFLNTEENINRYLNYSLHFTWGIHALLTFSPLFLPPEFTVKVSLALSILAPSLVLIAASICFFKNYRPARYFLLAFSFLCISGMFVVLKFANIVGVSNWADDGLYIGSSMSALLFSFALADKINILKKEKEDAQRRIFEAQKENLEMQKTLNDSLETLVIERTKTIEEQKLDIEAKAKLIEKDLAIAGKIQFSLLPSVLPKAHNVRIAYRCIPMLHVGGDFVDLISDRTGRALGIFICDVTGHGTGAAMVAAMVKMALADWSDYLSDPGYMLAKMRAQLMGKLNGNFVTATMITFYPESGRILIANAGHPEAILIRKGNGKHETYRPTGIAINEFLSTPNYQTLKTELTKGDKLILYTDGLPEARSREGDFYGDDRFLDLLKNFSELEPELFCNSVIGKIQHFTQEEQSSHDDMALVVLEYLG; encoded by the coding sequence TTGAAAGGGCTATTTTATTCTTTCCTAAAGAAGGGAGGAGTAAAATATTCCTACAAACGTATTCCAATGTACCTATCCAAGGTTCTCGTTCTAATTTTATGTTTATCGGCCTCGTCTTTATTTTCGCAGGAGGCCATTCCTTTTTCTTCCCAAATAGAACGTAAAAGAATTAGTACTGAGGTCTATTTTTTAGAAGATCCTAGTAAGGGCCTTGGAATAGAGAAGGTCTCTTCGGGAGAATATTCCGGAAAATTCAAAAAATCGGATATGGATCCGCTGAACTTCGGGCAGACTAACTTTGATTATTGGATCAGGATTACCCTTAAAAACTCGGAAAAGACACAGATCCGAAAAATTTTAGAAGTAGATTATACGAATATAGATCGGGTAGACTTTTTTGCGGAGGGTATCTCCGGCAAACCGGAGTTAGTCAATTCTAGCGGGATGGCTTTTCCTTATCCGGTTCGAAAAGTAAATCATAGAAACTTTATCTATTCCTTAGATTTCGAACCGGAACAAATCCGTACTTTCTATCTTAAGTTGAACACAAGCGGTGGTTTGGTGTTCCCGCTCATACTATGGAATCCGGAGACATTCTATCATCATAATGCCGATATTCATTTAGGTCTTGGATTGTATTATGGGATCATGTGTGTGATGATACTTTATCATTTATTGATATTCTTATCTACTCGTGATATCAGTTATTTGTTTTTTGTGACTAATATTTTCGGATTTTTCGGGATCCAACTGGTTCTTACGGGTCACGGATTCCAATACCTTTGGTCGGAACATCCTGATCTACAGAGGAATTTATACGTAGTCTTTACCGGGGTATGTATGTCTTCCTTGGTATTATTTGCACAAAAGTTTTTGAATACGGAAGAGAATATAAATCGTTATCTGAATTATTCTCTACATTTCACTTGGGGAATTCATGCTCTTCTGACTTTTTCTCCTTTGTTTTTACCTCCGGAGTTTACCGTCAAAGTGAGTTTGGCGCTGAGTATCCTTGCTCCTTCTTTGGTCTTGATCGCAGCGTCTATTTGCTTTTTCAAAAATTATAGACCAGCTAGATATTTTCTATTGGCGTTCAGCTTTTTATGTATTTCCGGGATGTTCGTCGTTTTGAAATTTGCAAATATTGTCGGGGTTTCTAATTGGGCGGATGACGGATTGTATATCGGTTCATCTATGTCGGCATTATTATTCTCTTTTGCATTAGCTGATAAGATCAATATTCTGAAAAAAGAAAAAGAAGATGCACAGCGTAGGATTTTCGAAGCACAAAAAGAAAATCTGGAAATGCAGAAAACACTGAACGATTCTTTGGAAACCTTGGTGATAGAAAGAACTAAGACGATAGAAGAACAAAAATTGGATATAGAAGCTAAGGCAAAATTGATCGAGAAAGATCTTGCCATTGCAGGAAAGATACAATTTTCACTTCTTCCTTCCGTTCTTCCGAAAGCGCATAATGTGAGGATCGCATATAGATGTATCCCTATGCTTCATGTGGGAGGAGATTTTGTAGATCTGATCTCCGATCGGACTGGACGAGCTCTTGGAATTTTTATTTGCGATGTGACAGGACATGGAACGGGTGCTGCGATGGTGGCCGCTATGGTAAAGATGGCTTTAGCGGATTGGTCCGATTATTTAAGCGATCCTGGATACATGCTCGCAAAGATGAGAGCTCAGTTGATGGGAAAATTGAACGGAAATTTTGTGACTGCTACTATGATCACGTTTTATCCTGAATCGGGACGGATCCTAATTGCAAATGCAGGACATCCGGAAGCAATATTGATCCGCAAAGGGAATGGAAAACATGAAACCTATCGCCCTACCGGGATTGCGATCAATGAGTTCTTATCTACTCCGAATTACCAAACCCTAAAAACTGAATTAACTAAAGGTGATAAACTCATCCTTTACACCGATGGTCTTCCTGAAGCCAGATCCAGAGAAGGGGATTTTTATGGAGACGATAGATTTTTAGATCTGCTCAAAAACTTTTCGGAATTAGAGCCCGAACTCTTTTGTAATTCAGTGATCGGGAAGATCCAACATTTCACCCAAGAAGAACAAAGTTCTCACGATGATATGGCATTGGTCGTTCTGGAATACCTAGGTTGA
- a CDS encoding 7TM diverse intracellular signaling domain-containing protein yields the protein MNCKSFILYIIFAALFAGSSLSAEDKIHVSKDIERLPLGKSIYYLEDPERKLTFEDISKPDADSKFIKSDKDSLDFGQLNYNYWFRLTFENDTPEPVSKLVEINYSNIDIAQFYKPNNDGTYSKEESGMLFPFSARSFKNRNFVYQIQLEPGQQKTYYLMTWTSGGLNIPLTLWDKDAFSQYNADMQHGLGLYYGVMIVMILYNIFIFFSVRDVSYFYYVCYILGFLGIQLVLTGHGFQYLWPAFPFLQRNFYVVFTGICMASVLLFTKRFLNTKENVPKWLDKSMKVLIVAHGFIIFTPLVLPPEITVKLALLLTLPVLIFIPTATVISFLKKFRPARYFLLAFTVLTVSGTVVVLRFINVLGSTFLTEYGLYLGSTMEVILLSIALADRINIMKKEKEEAQAKTLEMQKILTESYARFVPKDFLANLGKDSILDVRLGDQIQKEMAVLFSDIRSFTTLSEQMTPAENFNFINSYLSRMSPIIQRHNGFIDKFIGDAIMALFQRNVIDAVSAGVEMQRYLKEYNEHRNRQGYIPIQIGVGIHSGSLMLGTIGAEERLEGTVISDTVNLASRIESLTKVYGSRIAVSESTIEEVKKDGKFHFRFLDRVKVKGKQRPVSVYEVFDGDEPEHQDLKLKTKESYEKGVKAFYSNSFEEAKHQFENVISLFPDDKATQLYLKRLYPVTHDRKLEEVEE from the coding sequence ATGAATTGTAAAAGTTTTATTCTCTATATCATTTTCGCCGCGTTATTTGCGGGTTCTTCTTTGTCTGCAGAAGATAAGATCCACGTTAGTAAAGATATCGAACGACTACCTTTAGGTAAGTCTATATATTATCTGGAGGATCCAGAAAGAAAATTAACATTCGAGGACATTTCCAAACCAGATGCAGATTCTAAATTTATAAAATCAGATAAGGATTCTTTGGATTTCGGACAATTGAATTATAATTACTGGTTCCGACTAACTTTTGAAAATGATACTCCTGAACCCGTTTCGAAACTTGTCGAGATAAATTATAGCAATATAGATATAGCACAATTTTATAAACCGAATAATGACGGCACATATTCAAAGGAAGAAAGCGGGATGCTTTTTCCTTTTTCTGCCAGAAGTTTTAAGAATCGTAACTTCGTTTATCAGATCCAATTGGAGCCAGGGCAACAAAAGACTTATTATCTAATGACTTGGACCAGTGGTGGTTTGAATATTCCTCTCACACTTTGGGACAAGGATGCATTCTCTCAATATAACGCCGATATGCAACATGGTTTAGGTTTATATTATGGAGTGATGATTGTGATGATCCTCTATAATATTTTTATCTTCTTCTCCGTAAGAGACGTGAGTTATTTTTACTATGTATGCTATATCCTAGGTTTTTTAGGAATACAGTTGGTTCTAACGGGACATGGATTTCAATATCTATGGCCGGCATTTCCATTTTTACAAAGGAACTTTTACGTTGTCTTTACTGGCATCTGTATGGCGTCTGTGCTCCTGTTCACGAAACGCTTTTTGAATACAAAGGAGAATGTTCCGAAATGGTTAGATAAATCCATGAAGGTGCTGATCGTCGCACATGGATTTATCATTTTCACTCCATTAGTTCTGCCTCCGGAAATTACCGTAAAATTAGCTTTGCTTCTCACTCTTCCTGTTCTGATCTTTATTCCTACTGCCACAGTTATCAGTTTCTTGAAGAAGTTTCGTCCTGCACGTTATTTCCTTTTGGCATTCACTGTTCTTACTGTTTCTGGAACGGTAGTAGTTCTTCGTTTTATAAATGTTTTGGGTTCTACATTCTTAACTGAATATGGATTGTATCTGGGTTCTACGATGGAGGTTATCCTTCTCTCCATCGCTTTGGCGGACCGTATCAATATTATGAAAAAGGAAAAGGAAGAAGCTCAGGCTAAAACCTTGGAGATGCAAAAAATACTTACAGAGTCTTATGCCAGATTCGTTCCGAAAGATTTCTTAGCAAACTTAGGAAAGGATTCAATTCTAGATGTGAGGCTTGGGGACCAGATTCAAAAGGAGATGGCTGTTCTATTCAGCGATATTCGTTCCTTTACCACATTGTCGGAGCAGATGACGCCCGCGGAAAATTTTAATTTCATCAATTCTTATTTAAGTAGGATGAGCCCAATAATCCAAAGACATAACGGATTTATCGATAAGTTTATCGGTGATGCGATCATGGCTCTATTTCAAAGAAATGTAATAGACGCGGTATCCGCCGGTGTGGAGATGCAGCGATATCTGAAGGAATATAACGAACATAGGAATCGCCAAGGTTATATTCCTATCCAGATCGGAGTGGGAATCCATTCGGGTTCCTTAATGTTAGGCACGATAGGAGCGGAGGAAAGGTTAGAAGGTACCGTAATTTCCGATACAGTCAACCTGGCTTCTAGAATAGAAAGCCTAACTAAAGTATACGGCTCAAGAATTGCGGTCAGCGAAAGTACGATTGAAGAAGTTAAAAAAGACGGCAAATTCCATTTCCGCTTTTTAGATAGAGTAAAAGTAAAAGGTAAACAAAGACCTGTTTCCGTTTACGAAGTGTTCGACGGGGACGAGCCTGAGCACCAGGATCTGAAATTGAAAACCAAAGAATCCTACGAAAAAGGTGTGAAGGCATTTTATTCTAACTCATTCGAGGAGGCAAAACATCAGTTTGAGAATGTAATCTCACTCTTTCCAGATGATAAGGCCACTCAACTTTACTTAAAACGTTTGTACCCTGTTACTCACGATCGGAAATTGGAAGAAGTGGAAGAATAG
- a CDS encoding SRPBCC domain-containing protein — MNPQTIVTSIEIQASPEKIWSIFTDFSKFPSWNPFLKRILGKPVQDGTIIVFDYYFTGVYLPTKALIYELTNSKSISWKGAFPLFFKYMFSGDHRFTFEKITPGRTKFSHTAILNGIMPNLFSSHIQTAVRNSHIKMNQKLKELSEDNF, encoded by the coding sequence ATGAATCCTCAAACAATCGTCACCTCGATAGAAATCCAGGCATCCCCTGAAAAAATTTGGAGTATTTTTACCGACTTCTCCAAGTTTCCTTCTTGGAATCCATTCTTAAAAAGGATCCTCGGCAAACCGGTGCAAGACGGAACGATTATTGTTTTCGACTATTATTTCACAGGAGTATATCTGCCCACCAAAGCGTTGATATACGAACTCACCAATTCTAAATCCATATCTTGGAAAGGCGCCTTTCCACTCTTTTTCAAATACATGTTTTCAGGAGATCATCGTTTCACTTTTGAAAAGATCACTCCCGGTCGCACCAAATTCAGCCACACAGCGATCTTAAACGGGATTATGCCTAATTTATTTAGTTCGCATATCCAAACCGCAGTGCGTAATTCACATATAAAAATGAATCAAAAATTAAAAGAGTTAAGCGAAGATAATTTCTAA